The following nucleotide sequence is from Bactrocera oleae isolate idBacOlea1 chromosome 2, idBacOlea1, whole genome shotgun sequence.
CTTTACTTTCCTTTTCCGAACTGTTTCcgaactgttttttattttactttatttctatTAGGTTATCTGTCAAAAAATCAATCTGTCATTCATTCCAACTATGTCGGATTTTTATTAATTGCACACTTTGGAGAATGCCCCACTTAAGATTAATCAGAATATTtttacagatatacatatgtatgtctttataaataaaaaatacctaTACATAAATTTCAAAGTAATGTACATACAAGTGTTTCAACGCTATGTTTATATGTAGACAGTATCCATTACCAGTCTGCTGACTTACAGCTGTGCAAGATCAACAACAAATTCGGCAACAATGTTGCAGCCgattttttatcacaaaagaaaaaacagaaataaataaacaaaagttaaaCGACAACTTCATTTCTAATGAAAATACGAGCGATTTGAGTAAATAAACTTTATGAGATATGCAAAGACTTCTAAGAGGAGAACTTGCGTGGGCTGATTGAACGTGCTCGCCTTCTcagtgatatacatatgtacatatgtatgtatgttggtactATTCTGCTTAACTTTGTGCACAATTTGTGTCTGATTGAGCATATACTCCTCCGCTGAAATGTCGAGTGATGAAAAAAGCAGTATATTTAAAGGTCTACCATTGTCTGTTGAAAACCGACTCTTACCAGAAAAACTTAATTATAAttagaatataatataatctaatttttataattagaagTCTACGGCaattaatattatagttttctttataaattaaattacacttttttataacaatattcgaacataaatttaattctcTTTTAGCCTTATATAACACCCACAAAGCAACCGGCCGATTCCACGCACTACCCTTCACAACAAAACGCTACGATCATTCAAGACGTAGCCGGTACGTTTACACAACTCACCGAAAACGAAAATGCGAACATGACACCTATGTCGCTTGCGAAAACCCTACTTACACCACCTTCTAGTGACCAGTTGCCCACAGCAAATAATAGAAAACATAGTCTCCATTCAACTACACAAACGCTCAATCCTGAGCCAACACAGCAATCTGTTGGCGTAACTGGCCTTGCTGGCACTTCAGCCATAATGAGTCTGAACACCGTCGGCAGTTTAGATGCCTTCCTGCAAAATGAAGAGAATCTCAAAAATCTGCGCAAAGTCTCGTCTTATTTGGAGTGTGAGAATGCGCTTTGTCGGCAAGAGAATCTACGTGAACATTTCCATTGTTTCGATGAGCCTTGTCAGGGTAAGATATTGAGTAAGAAAGATGATATAATTCGACACTTGAAATGGCATAAGAAACGCAAAGAGAGTTTGTTACTTGGTTTTGCACGTTTCTCCGCCTCGGATGACTGTGAGCCTGCTTATGGTGCCGGTTGTACATATTGTTGGAAGCAAACACATTATCATTGCGTCTACGAGGACTGCCCGAAGGTTTATGTAAGCACGAGCGATGTGCAGATGCATGCAAATTTCCATCGCAAAAACTCGGAAATCGTGCAAGAAGGTTTCCGACGCTTTCGCGCACACGAAAATTGCAAAATCGAAGACTGTCCATTCTACGGCAAGAAGACGTCGCATTACCACTGCTGCCGTGAAGGTTGCAATCACACATTCAAGAACAAGGCTGATATGGGTAAGTGATGGACGAAGAGCAAATGATAACTGATGGTGCCTGTTAAGtcattaaaatctaatttttaatggtttttaattatattttccagATAAACATAAGTCTTATCATCTGCGTGACTATCAGCTCACGCAGGATGGCTTCAAGAAAATACTAAAGACCGAGGCTTGCCCTTTCGATGGTTGTAAATTCTCCACCGTCTGCAATCACATTCATTGTGTGCGCGAGGGCTGCACCTATATTTTGCACTCAAGCAGTCAAATGATCAGTCATAAACGCAAACATGATCGTCTCGATGGTGAGCAGGCCTATCAGAATTTCAAGAAACTGAAGGACTCCAGCGGTGAGGATTCACCAGCGTCGAGCGCCACGACACTCGCGGCGACCAATACCGTAGCTACTGCGAATATAACCACGCATACTACCACACCTTTGTCTTCGCTCAGCGCAGATCGCTTTTTGGCGCGAAAACGTGGGCGTCCACCAAAGAAAATTGTAAGTGAAATgatatatttttcgatttaattttttattgtcttctCAATTTATAGGAATTGCCCGTTAAGACTGAGCCAACCAAGCGCATCAAGTTGGAGCCGAACACTGAGCAATTGGCTGCCTCTGCTGCTGCTAACGCACAACTTGCTAACAACAATGTTCCCAACAACACACAAATGCCCAGTGCTGCTGCGGGTCTGTTCCCACCACCCTTCCTGTCCAACTTCAATGCTGCCACTGCAGCCGCAGCCGCGGCAGCTGCTGCACAGAGCATGCAAATGCAGGATCCCAATACGCCAAATATGCAGTTGACCCATCTGATGGCGCTTTTCCAGCTACAGAATCCACTTTTCTACCAAAACCTTTATCCAGGTGGTATGCCAGCGAATATGGCAAACATGTTAGGTGCTGCGGCGATAGCTGGTGTAATGCCACCCGCATCCGGTCTGTATGGTAATATGTCGGCTTTTAGTGGGCCGTCGGGTGCGACCATCAAATCGGAATATGGTGAGAAGCAGCAACAGTACAAGGAGTGAATGTGAGTTGCTTACAAGGAGTTTGTTGAATAGGTTATGGCGACAGGGGTCGCCTACAGCAAATTACTTTGGGAAACTTGTCGCGTTATagtatgcaattaaatttgcacGCCGTGTTTTGGATATGATGGGTCCTCAAAGGGTTATCTGTTAGTTGTTTTGGCAATCCGATGACATTAACTGTACCGTATAAGTTGACGGTTTAAAAGCTTCAGTGCAAGTTATTGCAAGAGCTTTAGCACTTTCGTCCATTAGAATGGATGATAGGCGCTTCCAGCAATTCGACTCAACGTGTTTGTATAGGGACATTTTTACAACATTCACATAGAGAAAGCTTAGTGGAACATACATCGTTTGTACAATAATTTATACGTTTTGAGGGACTATAAAATTCGTTTCAGtttccgaaaatattttattttagttgcttTTCCAGCGAAATTTGAGTTTGTAGGAAGCAAAAtatggattttttttaatttatagattAAACTCATTTCGTTTCCATAATAATTAATTGTGCATGGCTTATATAGGAAAAGTTATAGCTTTATTTAGGAAAAAGCTTCTTTggcaacttttttaaaattgtgcAAGCTCATCATTTAAAGCTTCAAGCTTCAATGGTAGTTGTTATACAATTTGAAAAGCTGACAAAAAACCTTTTTGGGTGTTCTGTTTGTCTTCCGGAATAAAATTGATAGTGTttgaaagtatatacatatatacatatatgacattTTTGTACCTTAGAagacatttgttttgacaggttgacttttttttaaattattttaaaaaaatccgtaaaaaatcaaaataaattaaataaaaatatttgcagcaaatacttttattttttatagatatcaataaattatttttaataaaaaattaaacgaacAAATTATAACTGTGATtttcttattgttattgtaaataaatagtaaaaaataataatgtattcatatgtcatttatattaaattataatattaaaaatattttaatgtgtttCAAAAtcatacttaaaaataataataataaatacatatattgttaaCTAATctggtaaaaaatatttttttcttacttaaatataatatgtatttaaagaGGTGGCGATCCTTCTCAAAAATGGTCACTCTTTCAgtaacatatagtatatatatatatatatgtatgtatatatatatagtatatatatatatatagtatgtatatatatatatacaaaggtCACGCTAAGGGTCAAAGCACTTTCATGTGACCATTATTTACCTGCGAAATGACATGATTATGATATGTTAGAATATTTCCCATTAAAAAGCATTAATTAAACATCAAATAAAATATCTgcgtaaaatatgcaaattttgatttaaaagtgTTCGAAATGGGTTCCATTCCACCAAATACCGCACGTGTGCGCCTTAGTACTTACGGTCGTTCATactatagcaataaaattaaattcgcATCTTTCCAGACATTAATTATGTAATTTTGTGACACAAATAGATGAAATAGATCTGAAGTAAATCtaagttttgttttcaaatcttaaaaacatatatctataatttttaataaaacacttttaagtagttttttatacatttttattcaatagCTGCAATTGCTTTCAGTGAACTACATAATAAAtagaatttatttagttttagtttttgtatttagttaaacaaataattatgcTGCTCcgcaattaaatacatatagcaatttttattttactgagACATTTCCATAATATAACTGTATatctgtatttatgtgtgtatatttgtgagCATATAAATTTAAccatttttaagcattttataaAACCTTGAAAAGTAGGTATTCGAAAGTCGGATACAAATATActagtatatataagtatttgtgAAGAATTGCAGCAGAGCGCATATTTGGGCACTACACTCCTACACTACTACACACTATGcaagcatatacacacatacatatgtatgtatgtatacacttaTGTACATTTAAGTCACGGCTATGCTTTTGGTACTTGCAAATTACATTACTAAACTagaaattacaatatattataatttactttTGATTACATATGtgattacattttatttaaaaaaattataacaagcgctagtaaataaacaaaaaattgatatatatatgcatgtgattatacaaatttatgcacGAGCTTATGCTAAGAGAGATTATACGTAAACATTTTTGTGTACTTTTATAAGTATTTGTAGCTAATCAAGCGGGTAATTTGCAACTACAATTTGAATAtaagtttttcaataaatttttcttttctaatcACAACGTAACACATATAAGCAAGCTATACATTTATCGTtagatgtattttattttttaatgtttgcttaagtacttatgtaaatatttactgcATGTATAAACGAGTATATGCATGGCATTAACGCTCGAATTatttgtttcaataaaaaaaattgcaaatagaaatgaaaatagaaaattatgcaATATAATCGCGCATACATAGACATAAATTATCTTCGaataagaatctatataaatatttgtaaattactAACCATTTGCTTacacttaattatttatttctataaactaaaaaaacaatGCTAAATTAATATACCTTTTTTGTAAGCTTTTAAAcatatcaaattatatttttaaatttgttcgctaaaaactaattttgaaaaataataacaaagctAAGTTTTAATAATTATGTTTTGTTTCCCCACAAAGTAAGCAAGCTAATTAtctaagtaaataattttttttaaattctggtTTAGCATatgaagagaaaaaataaaattctctcTATTTGCATAAATTGGGACTTAGCGAagcgaattttaaaatatttatattttttttaattaatacattactataagtatacatacataattcaaTCACTATATTCACATGACACAAGCGATTTTGGTTAttaattattatcattatttttaaattacagaaaaatcatatatgaaaactgaaaaatagCTATAAGGAACTTATATCTTAATCTTTTCAAAACAGCAAAACTGTACTTTACCGAATGCGAGTCGTCATTCTTACACAGGGTCGATTGACTCGTGACTAGCCTCAAAATATGTTCAATACATGCGAAATATAACAATATATCGACtttaatgaatatatgtatataactttctgaccaaaatttacatactttttttagaaactataaaaaaatcaaaaacaaccaaaaaaaattttttttattaaaaattatgtaaaaaaaattttataaaaaaaaagtatataaaaaaaacaaaagaaaaaaaactaaaaaaagattttagtataattaaattttacttacaagtaatagtaatatttatatttttgtaataactgTTGACTTTCTGTAAGGACAACTTTGGTAGAAATACATATACTGGAAAaaccaatattaaaaaaaaggtacaggaaattatatatgtacatacattaaccgaaataatttataattatcatCAAAAGGTTAGCGGTTACATTTCAACGCTGacgttcatatacatacatatatttgtctaaatacatattttacctTATAATTTAACGAGATTTTGCATAGCGATCGTGTTAGCGTAGGTGCTCTTATTAAAGTTATCAATTCAAATAGCGGCATTTAAAAGCAGTTTATGTCATCAGTTTTTATCATTCCGTATCTGTAGAATTTTTGCTAGATTTCTTTTAAGCGCATAAAgcttaaagatttttttggttGCTTCAACTGCTGTTAGTTTCAGTTTGAAAGcgacaaaatatataattcatgTTATTGGAAAAATTGATGGTAACATTTATTAGCCGTTCAGAAGCGGCTTCGAAATTTTCTGAGACTCTAAATTTTATGGTAAATAGCACGCAAGAGAAGCTTTACTAAGTAGCTAGTAAGGTGAAATGATTGattatactataaatatatatacatatactataatatCCTCAGACTTTCAACTTATTATTCGAGCCAAACTTTTATGCCAAGAGTTTATGCatcttataattaaaaaaaaatttttaataaaaatttttgtcgCTAACAACTACATTTTGAAGCACGCTTTCAAACTGAAAACCACCGCAGTCTTcactttattttctattttcgtctattttttttttttggatttatcATGAGTTTTAGGTATCTTTAATAGAAGCTACGCAATATTTTCGCTATGAATCAAAACCGTTAGCTGCGACCGTTACTCGTATCTGTATTTGTTGTCTCATTGCTGCCGCTACTGCTGCTGATCTCGTCAGCCGTCTTAGCCGATTGCTCTTGCAGCGCCGATGCAGCCGCTGCCGCTACACCCGCTGCCACAGTGACCATCGGACGCATATGATGTACGGGTCGTATGGATTTAAGTTGTGTTGTACCGTTAAAACGCACATTTACCTCTCCAACCATGCTGAGTGGATGCATTTCTGCACTCGTCTGCGGTTGCTCTGTGGGCGCAATAATCGCGACAGCTGGCACAACTTTGCCACCAGGCGCTGTTGTTGCTGGCACACTGCCGGCGCCATACAAAGTTTGCCGACTGCTTAACGGTGATAGCGCCGTTGGTGTATTTTTGTAACCCATCCGACTGAAGAGGCTACCACCACTGCTGGAGCCTGTACTGAGtccgctgctgctgctattgCTGCTCGTGCTGGGTGGACTGAGTGGTGTGCCCACGCCACTGTCCACCTCAAGTGGGCTGCGTATGTTGGCGTTATCGAACGGCTGCTCCGACTGATTGGTCAACTTGAGTTCGCTTGGCTTCGTTTGTATGTCTGCCGAGTCTAGTAGGCGATTtggccgttgttgttgttgttgttgcgtttggTATTGGTTGTCGTCCAGCGAATTGCTAGCGCTATTTAATAACTTTCGCTgctgctgtgttgttgttgatgtttgagcattttgttgttgttgtgtatagCGTTGTTGTCTCAATTGTTCataggtgtgttcaaaaaaaggTGTCTTCTCCTTCTTCTTTTGTGGCGAACCATGTTCTTCTCTTTCGTTCAACTCTTCTAACACCTTTAGTGGAAACCCCAAATGGCTATTAACCGACACGGATTTGCCAATTTTGCGTTCAGTGAAGTGTGGCCGTCGGCGTTGACGTTCCAAATCGTCCAGCTGTTGCAGTATGCGTCGTACATCGCCGGGCAATTCGAGTTCGACATTTTGTTCGGCCAATTGAGCAACGAAGTGACCGAGCGTTTGTATAGTCAACTCCAGTGATTGTACTTGTGTTTGCAGCGAAGTGATTTGCGTTTGTTGAGAGGAGCGTGTCTTTTCCAGCTGTGCGATCGACGATTGAGCAAACTGTGTAAGGAAAATCGGAGAATTAGAAATAAGTTTTATGCTGAAAAAAATGTCTTTGCTGTTATTCAAAAGTGGACTAACCTGCAGCTGCTGTTCGAGATGCATATTGCGTGTTTTCTCTCGGTTCAACATCTCCAAATGGTGATTTGCTGTTGAGATCTCTTCTTGTAATACATTGTATTCCACATTATATTCGGTCAGCTGCTTGCTGACATCCAAAGTGAATACCTGCAATGTTTggaaatagaattaaaattgcAGTTATTATGAAGACCgtcaccaaaaaaaattaacaacacagAACTCGATATATCCTCGCCTAAATTTCGTACAAACTTaccaatttcattattttctccATTGTATGCGCTTCCATTTTCGGTACGACCGTCTTGAGATAATCCATAATTTCCTCAAAGTTGTCGCGTGCCAACAACTCGTCCTTGTGCACTGTTAGCAAAGCGATTGCGAATTTGAAAATCACCTCCGACGACTCGAGGAAAAGCAAATCGAAAACGCGTGCCACGAAACCCAACGGAAATTGTGAGCTAAATACAGTTAGAATCCAGGGTGCGGCGTACAGAGTGGGCGACACGTCATTCTGATCGAGCCAAATATATAATTCTGGCAAATGATCTTTGACGAGCCGCGAGAGTTGATATAACTGCAACTGAAATTTCTTCATATCCGGCAGATATTTAGTGCGCATCTGACGTCGAAACATGAGATGTTTGAGCAATTGAAAAGCGTCCGCCTCATCgcactaaataaaatataaaaatacagttaGCAATGAAATAGCTATAAATAACGGTAAATGCAATCACttacatgcaacaacaatatgccACATATGAAACCCAAGCCCTGACAGTAGCCCAACTCTGGATCGAGTATCGAATAGGCTTTCAGTAAATTGAACAGCGACAATTGTCCCACACCCAGTGGATCCTTGTAGAATTTATGATTAGGGAAGGTGCGACCCAGATCGATAAAGATGGCATGCTGATGTTCGGTGAGATTTTTCAGCAAAGTATGATAGGGCGtattgaaatttggaaatttccTTGTATCCACTGGTGCTGTGTTCATGGAATGCTGATCGGCGAGGAAGGTCCAAACGTCACCACGTTTCGAACGTGGCACACCACATTTAATCGCTTGTGCCAGCACTTTGGGATCCTTCTTATTGGCGATCTTCATGGAGTCACGTTCAATAATCTGTTCCCAACGCTCGATCAGTTGTTTGTCGCATGGCACGATCTCTTCATAGTCGAGTTTGATGCGTTTGAGCTCATTTTCATTTTGACGCGCCTGCAACATGGCATTCTCGGTTTCCATACGATTCAACAGTATGGTCTGACGTATGGCGGTCTTCCAGAGATCGCGAAGTTCCTCACGTGATCGTTTGCCGCGAATGCGTTCTATtgggaaaataattaattataagataaaatacattttgtacCTGAAAACTCACTTGTGATCCTCATTGGTGACATAAATTCATTCTGCGCATCGCCATCCATACCCTTCGATGGTGTTACCACGCTATTTAAAATGGCGTGACGCCATGAAGCTTTATGTGCTTCAGATTCCTTTGGACTGTTGCCAACTTTAATGAAACTGTACGAAAAAAAAAGTTCggataaaatatcaatattttataactaaaaaaatgtatctcTTACATATCCATCATGGGACTCTTCAAGTGCTCCGCATTCGGTTTACTCGGACTTGCGCTACCAATCGTGTTCGAACGTGAGCGGAAACCCTCCGGTGGTGTCTCGTTGCCACTGCGACTAACCGGATGTGGCTCGGCCGACTTCTCACGTATCTGATTATCGCGCAGATCATGCGCTATGCCAATGTCATCCTTGGATGCTTTACGTTTCAACAGATGATCAAATGAGTTGGTGAGCGAACGTTTGGCTTTCATGAAAATCGTACTACCACCCAAGTATTGATTCAAGAACTCTGAACGATTCTCAGCAGTGTCGTGCACATGCCTTTGTTGGCGTGACTCACAGTGCGCTCGTAAAAGCAtcattaaaaattgattttgttcCGACAGCGGTGAGCTGGTCTTCTCCGAACCATAGTACTTGGCCCAAATCATGTCCTGCTCATCGTCGGTGAGCGATTCTATGCGACGGAATATCATCGCTTGTGTTTTCTTTTCACTCAAACCTTCAATGTCGGTGCAGAGTTTGTGATACCACAACATTGGACAGTGTTCACATGAGAAAATCTGTGTGCCTTCCTTTTTCTTTTGTTCCGCGCATGTTACGAACGCTTGCGAAATGGCCGCCACTATGTCGTCGCACACATGATCCGACTGACATTTAAAGACATAACCTATGTAGCCATCATTATGCACCTCACGACAGATGATGCCGAAATGATCGGGATTCTTCTGTCCCTGTGCGCAACTGGCCACATCCTTGAAGTCCTTGTACAGTAAAACTTGCTTACGATCCGGCGAGATGAGCCGCAAATCAGAGCGCCCCACCAAAAAGACCATAGTGCGATTCTGCTCTACAAATGGCGGAATACAACCGTACGAAGCGGAACGATCGCGTTGCTTGGGTATGCTGTTGGGTGGGAGAGATTGTGGTAAACTATTAGacgtgcaaaaaaattttaggttTGCGAAAAAAGTATTACCGAAGTCTGAAAATAAGGGGTTTAACTATAGAAACTAAAGCATCATGCAAGACAAAAGCTtctaaaaacacaaaaagtacTATAAACGCTACTAagcaaatatacaacaaaaatatataactaaagtaatatttttttcactcagCTTGGAGCCTTGAACTAGCAACAAAATGCTGTTAAGAAGAATGCAACAAAAAGCTACAACTTTTTAAAGTACACAGTCGTTCTAATGCATGCCGCGGATGAAAAGCCAGAAAACGCTACAACGTCCTACTCACGTGTCGAGCGTTACGTAGGCTGGTTGTTGTGGTATCTTAAGCATTTGCTGTTGTGTCTCatctgctgttgctgttgttaccgttttttcttgttgcatCGCTGGCTCTTTTGTAGCCTCCTCCTGCGCTTGACGTGGCGGTGATGGATGTTTGTTGATTATAACATTCGGTGCAAGAGACACATCCGTCCTTGGACCTGCTTCGTTTTCTTCCTCAGTGCTTGTACTGTTGTTccgttttagttatttttattgtttaaggaAAAAAGGAATACGCGTTTTAAATTACACaactttcaactttttttagtgaaatttgAGATCAATTAACTTTTTAGAGATTTCTTATTGCGGTGCTGCAATAATTCTGTGCATTATaacggaaaattaaaaaaaaaaaaactcaatgaCCACTCGaaatatttgcaagtatataaatttatgcgCACAGAAGTATTGTAAGTGAGCATAAGTTTTAGAGCGATTAAATCCCAATAGCGTTCTTAATAAATATAAGGTACAGTGAATACTCACTACAAGTATAACGAAGTCTGATATAACATATAACGAATATATGACTGAGTTTCTAAGTAACGACCTAATTTAGCGAAATTTATCACAAACATAACgaagaatattttataaaaaaaacaaaataataaatacaaaactaaACGTTAATTGGGCTGCAccgaggctataatacccttcacaggtgtataacatgaaagggtataaaaatatcttgattttgatcagtcagttcgGAGATGTGAAAAACTTTACAAAAGAACTTAAGGAAGGAaaacgacgtgtgcaaaatttcagagcatcatctctgagggactagttcgcgaatACACAGGTGgctagacggacatggctaaatcgacactGCTCGACAcgatgatcatttatacatacttcATACTTCCctcgacagtcgggtctatgtaaccggaacggacaatgtttatccggccaaggaccgGAAGAAGAATGTTATCTGCCTGTAAACTAAATATATTCTGTTCAATGCACCATTATAAATTACATCGCATGCCCTTTAGTGCGTCGTTTTGCCACCACCAAGGTAACTTAACCTAACTTTTTATGAATCTAGTTTCCGATTGGTTTATATTGCATTTGGTAATAACACCTAGAATTCTAATTTGAAATGTATCACGTCAACCATTTGTATTGCGTGTGTTAAtcttatatgcacatacacacatacataaatatgtacttgaAAATACTCATATGGTCACTTACTCTTTTTTCACAGGAAGTTCAGTCTGGCTAATGCCGCGCAGTAATCGCTTCGGTAATTTATTCGGTTTGCTTGATGTTTTATGCTCGTCCCCAACGATTTGTGCAACGCCTTCCTCTGCAATGCTTTCCTTCACCGACTTGCGAGTGATTGCATCCTGCTGTTCACCTTCCGTTTCTGTCTCCGTCGATGTTTCGGCTTCTGTTTCCGCGGCCGCGCCTTCAAGCATTTCTGCCGCTGATTCTTCAGCATCACTCTCTTTGAAGGAAATCGTTTTCAGATCAAACGTTACGGTGCTACTATTGGCGTGCGCATTAACACTGCTGGACTCAACATTCAAGGAGAGTTTGCGATTAGACGCTGCAGCCGTTGATGTGGCGTTGGCCGTGGCAGTGGCGGTCAACTGCATGAGACGCGTACGTTGCGCGTCGTACGCCTTGAACTTGGGCAGGGCGTCATCGATGAATGAGAACGGCACGCGCTTGTGTGAGACACGTATTTTACCCACATACATGACCTCGAAGAAGTGCGTGTGATTGGGAGAGATATCGGCGAGCAATGACAGATTACTCTGCGCGGAGGTAGATGTCGGAATGTGTACCTGCGTATTTGGCAAGTTGGCTTAGTATGCGTGTTTATGGATATTTACGATACATTTATATTGATTGAAGTAGATGTACTTACGGTGCCCGCTGAGTTGCTCAAGCCATGTGTATACGATTTAGACGATTTCATCTTAGACGAAACAATATTGGGACTAGCATCATGTTGAGCATTGCGTACGGCTTCGCTAAGCTTGAGATTGGTAGCCGGTGTGGCATGTATGCCGTTGCCGGTGAGTGCGCGTTGCATGGACAAGTCATTGCTGGAGCCGTTGGCGACAAAGGTCTGCGGTATGCTGCCCACAGAGCCGCCAAGTGTGTGTGCAGGATCACGCATTTGATGCATGAGCTCCGCCATCTGCAAAACGAATAACAAAACAAATCCTTTAGTGTAACAAAATTACGGTAATTTAT
It contains:
- the plx gene encoding TBC1 domain family member 4 isoform X1 — protein: MKTRLVSLTYRGSASVDPRYSAAMLPWTINDIRSTESYSKLSVGIENGVLESYNSDFELQFSHPLKHIVGMCRIVHKQSNTKSAGNGFLQLKAFTSGGSATNSNANVLKTNGTGGALTTSTSYGSLSSSAALREREREQAALAAANSVDGGTNEAVNGGNANNFMEFLGPITGLVYLMKDPRDPLLHIYLFECEAVEEMAELMHQMRDPAHTLGGSVGSIPQTFVANGSSNDLSMQRALTGNGIHATPATNLKLSEAVRNAQHDASPNIVSSKMKSSKSYTHGLSNSAGTVHIPTSTSAQSNLSLLADISPNHTHFFEVMYVGKIRVSHKRVPFSFIDDALPKFKAYDAQRTRLMQLTATATANATSTAAASNRKLSLNVESSSVNAHANSSTVTFDLKTISFKESDAEESAAEMLEGAAAETEAETSTETETEGEQQDAITRKSVKESIAEEGVAQIVGDEHKTSSKPNKLPKRLLRGISQTELPVKKDTSTEEENEAGPRTDVSLAPNVIINKHPSPPRQAQEEATKEPAMQQEKTVTTATADETQQQMLKIPQQPAYVTLDTIPKQRDRSASYGCIPPFVEQNRTMVFLVGRSDLRLISPDRKQVLLYKDFKDVASCAQGQKNPDHFGIICREVHNDGYIGYVFKCQSDHVCDDIVAAISQAFVTCAEQKKKEGTQIFSCEHCPMLWYHKLCTDIEGLSEKKTQAMIFRRIESLTDDEQDMIWAKYYGSEKTSSPLSEQNQFLMMLLRAHCESRQQRHVHDTAENRSEFLNQYLGGSTIFMKAKRSLTNSFDHLLKRKASKDDIGIAHDLRDNQIREKSAEPHPVSRSGNETPPEGFRSRSNTIGSASPSKPNAEHLKSPMMDIFIKVGNSPKESEAHKASWRHAILNSVVTPSKGMDGDAQNEFMSPMRITKRIRGKRSREELRDLWKTAIRQTILLNRMETENAMLQARQNENELKRIKLDYEEIVPCDKQLIERWEQIIERDSMKIANKKDPKVLAQAIKCGVPRSKRGDVWTFLADQHSMNTAPVDTRKFPNFNTPYHTLLKNLTEHQHAIFIDLGRTFPNHKFYKDPLGVGQLSLFNLLKAYSILDPELGYCQGLGFICGILLLHCDEADAFQLLKHLMFRRQMRTKYLPDMKKFQLQLYQLSRLVKDHLPELYIWLDQNDVSPTLYAAPWILTVFSSQFPLGFVARVFDLLFLESSEVIFKFAIALLTVHKDELLARDNFEEIMDYLKTVVPKMEAHTMEKIMKLVFTLDVSKQLTEYNVEYNVLQEEISTANHHLEMLNREKTRNMHLEQQLQFAQSSIAQLEKTRSSQQTQITSLQTQVQSLELTIQTLGHFVAQLAEQNVELELPGDVRRILQQLDDLERQRRRPHFTERKIGKSVSVNSHLGFPLKVLEELNEREEHGSPQKKKEKTPFFEHTYEQLRQQRYTQQQQNAQTSTTTQQQRKLLNSASNSLDDNQYQTQQQQQQRPNRLLDSADIQTKPSELKLTNQSEQPFDNANIRSPLEVDSGVGTPLSPPSTSSNSSSSGLSTGSSSGGSLFSRMGYKNTPTALSPLSSRQTLYGAGSVPATTAPGGKVVPAVAIIAPTEQPQTSAEMHPLSMVGEVNVRFNGTTQLKSIRPVHHMRPMVTVAAGVAAAAASALQEQSAKTADEISSSSGSNETTNTDTSNGRS